In one window of Echeneis naucrates chromosome 17, fEcheNa1.1, whole genome shotgun sequence DNA:
- the ankrd12 gene encoding ankyrin repeat domain-containing protein 12 isoform X1 gives MAKPGSDRDGAMVDKQAGKKSKDKLSPFTKTPKLDRSELLGKEGKAKSSMKRKLSFTTSPPRTEERDSDTDDSDPGQSSETWGERLVPPCRIYADKDGPDKKKVKKEAGGKKSQAPNLLFGYPLSERKQMALLMQMTANSPDSTPSHPSQTTPVQKKVPSSASSRQKDKVNKRNERGETPLHMAAIRGDAKQVKELISLGADVNVKDFAGWTPLHEACNLGYYDVAKVLIAAGAEVNTQGLDDDTPLHDASSSGHKDIVKLLLRHGGNAFQANKRGERPVDVADSQELEQLLKGEVPLSDQDDSSSESEDPPSVNPSSVDDNMEDSDTEKDSDGKPAIKASSSMPGLDEYEFKDEEEEEDLSKALNDRHILRRELRQREKEDKDRNHVAGKQSGKGDSSSKAKKQKASRVHCSSDTSSDEMDSLSEKRNSPTCSQSSDGLKTDTRSKKDSAEQKDKGKVKRKSKSQNKNKENQEDGKENSKTLVLSLATVSESTEKGREEDSFKMSFSPKDDSSVHLFHLSSIKSPKLNHSLTDKQTPLKQENTKMCVSISDSSCPVDGVKYNHYTDADYCTEGSSTKGCKHKEKSKHQQKDSSIDGDDGHSSPYKDGSIGNSIDSTEGALRKTDLDGKVVKKHKLKHKEKDKHRREYEAERSRHRQKEARKDSHRNLEFDREFWKENFFKSDETDEPLPVKKEGEDTSTLQKTLDSPPIKDERNTKEKHSSSKEKRPREEREKEKTVKKERKEAAGKEEKVKDSKLSERDERVDCHSSGRIPEESLQSNSMKEETEEKPISGITADQEQLESSEKGSREKTDKRFPGKEKDPEKMEKRHPDKEKKIKTEHSDKAEPQNSVDRWKEKERTGAISSHSPGDKNYKENEKLKSLSTTKKHEDSRKNKDKFDKRSDREKQEREFSAGDQREKDRTTSDKKGKPLEKTTDHGKSDRSKEKDCDRKKKDKIKDGTLSSSSNLKLLLEEKKSYLSESSKFLSTKSKDEVVRTPEKDRDRRDRDRDSERHKDKDKDRHKDRSQQAKISKVKPNETDADKAKSKASPATRDTKPKEKRLVNDDLMQTSFERMLSQKDQEIEQWHRKHLEKIKQKERERLKQRPLADPGKPKPKDRTKTEPCLSKELTRSKSSETSDVHSRDKPLKDGTSLRTMSLDGKTLPSINAKVMSAVENCLNRSPRPESERCGLMSRSVSLVSVASSEDSCQATTLTPRHVEYDSDMNLEASDSQPAFLQSSLVIQATRSPSVHDKDCNSLPDAPQSNRTLLSGRHESPYLRAILDEDANSVTEGKAVENLPKPSVPSDELRTRESSAEAEENLSSQQHTNSVSECLSEREGSTPGCLTPQVSNKDLLNKNLIPQSSLSQSSGSQTGSTEQKAESPVVRDIQCMMENSQAECSSKDPDQPSVPTASVSAEPSALTNTKTFQQREALPSSGVESQQQAETSASQVSEHKEKLLENAERPEPESMEIISESLKTEGMGSPVPSTSSHIPCSAAGESLPGLGKTNTEAKCSQEDLDVANQDCKKSKPSSDTAGPCLDVQMERKDSVSCMSPEHKIEESTDAPQSSENSDAAVTVTAENLAAEGSVATEALSDLKAESSSESMEVTPSDEKPEPSSAGEEPSQSTVQPAVQSDVSSNTSGSSSPQSGDRDSDSSGAKVKVRSADEDVDIHVPHPRKRKMPKVPSSQPCGTNQQEKERGQQSLAAIVDSVKLEEIEPYQTERANPYYEFLHIRKKIEEKRKVLCSVTPQPPQYYDEYVTFNGSYLLDGNPLSKLCIPTITPPPSLPEQLKEMFKQQEVVRMKLRLQHSIEREKLIVSNEQEVLRVHYRAARTLANQTLPFSACTVLLDAEVYNMPQDVQSDDGKTSVRDRFNARQFMSWLQDVDDKFDKLKTCLLMRQQHEAAALNAVQRLEWQLKLQELDPATYKSTSIFEIPEFYIPLVEVNDDFDLTPI, from the exons ATGGCCAAACCTGGGAGCGACAGAGATGGAGCCATGGTGGATAAGCAGGCAGGGAAGAAG AGCAAAGACAAGTTGTCCCCTTTCACCAAAACTCCGAAGCTGGACCGGAGTGAATTGCTGGGGAAAGAAGGGAAAGCCAAGTCTTCCATGAAGCGCAAGCTCTCCTTCACTACCAGTCCGCCCCGCACAGAGGAGCGAGACTCAGACACGG ATGACTCAGACCCAGGCCAGTCGAGTGAGACCTGGGGAGAGAGATTAGTGCCTCCCTGCAGGATATACGCAG ATAAAGATGGACCAGACAAGAAGAAGGTGAAAAAGGAGGCTGGGGGCAAGAAATCCCAGGCACCCAACCTTTTGTTTGGGTATCCTCTCTCAGAGCGCAAACAGATGGCTCTCCTAATGCAGATGACTGCCAACAGTCCAG ATTCTACCCCCAGTCACCCCTCTCAAACGACTCCCGTGCAGAAGAAAGTCCCCAGCAGCGCGTCATCCCGACAGAAGGACAAGGTCAACAAGAGGAACGAGCGAGGGGAAACGCCCCTTCACATGGCAGCCATCCGGGGAGATGCCAAGCAAGTTAAAGAGCTCATTAGTCTGGGAGCTGACGTCAATGTCAAAGACTTTGCAG GCTGGACTCCTCTCCATGAAGCCTGTAATCTTGGTTACTACGATGTGGCCAAAGTCTTAATAGCGGCAGGCGCAGAGGTAAACACGCAGGGTCTGGATGACGATACGCCACTCCACGATGCTTCCAGCAGCGGCCACAAAGAT aTTGTGAAGCTGCTACTACGTCATGGTGGAAACGCCTTTCAGGCCAACAAACGTGGGGAGCGCCCAGTGGACGTTGCAGACTCccaggagctggagcagctTTTAAAAGGAGAGGTGCCACTGTCGGACCAAGATGACAGCTCTTCAG AGTCTGAAGATCCACCTTCTGTTAATCCATCCAGTGTGGATGACAACATGGAAGACTCTGATACTGAAAAAGACTCTGATGGCAAACCAGCCATAAAAGCATCATCATCCATGCCAGGGCTGGATGAGTACGAGTtcaaagatgaggaagaggaggaggatctcAGTAAAGCCCTGAACGACAGACACATCCTCCGGAGGGAGCTACGGCAACGGGAGAAGGAGGACAAAGATAGGAATCATGTGGCAGGAAAGCAGAGCGGCAAGGGGGATTCCTCCTCTAAGGCGAAAAAACAGAAGGCTTCCCGTGTCCACTGTAGCTCAGACACCTCCAGCGACGAAATGGACAGCCTCTCAGAGAAAAGGAACTCACCGACCTGCTCTCAGAGCTCAGATGGGCTCAAGACGGACACAAGGTCTAAAAAAGACAGTGCTGAGCAAAAAGACAAGGGAAAAGTTAAGAGGAAGAGTAAGAGccagaataaaaacaaggaaaaccAGGAAGATGGGAAAGAGAACAGCAAAACTTTGGTCCTCTCTTTAGCAACTGTGTCGGAGAGCACAGAAaagggcagagaggaagactCCTTCAAAATGTCCTTCAGTCCTAAAGATGACTCATCCGTCCACCTCTTTCATTTATCATCCATAAAATCTCCTAAACTGAACCACAGcctgacagataaacaaacaccaCTCAAACAAGAAAATACTAAGATGTGCGTTTCCATCAGTGACAGCTCATGTCCGGTGGACGGTGTCAAATACAACCACTACACAGATGCAGATTACTGCACTGAAGGCTCCAGCACCAAGGGGTGTAAGCACAAGGAAAAGAGcaaacatcaacagaaagaCTCCAGTATAGACGGGGACGATGGTCATTCGAGCCCATACAAGGATGGCAGCATAGGAAACAGTATAGACAGCACTGAAGGTGCCTTACGAAAGACTGACTTAGACGGCAAAGTAGTGAAGAAGCATAAACTTAAACACAAGGAGAAGGACAAACACAGGAGGGAGTACGAGGCAGAGCGGAGCCGCCACAGGCAGAAAGAGGCCAGGAAAGACAGCCACAGGAATTTGGAGTTTGACAGAGAGTTCTGGAAAGAAAATTTTTTCAAAAGTGATGAGACAGATGAACCTCTGCCAGTAAAAAAGGAAGGTGAAGACACAAGCACGCTTCAGAAGACCTTGGATTCGCCCCCCATAAAAGATGAGAGGAACACAAAGGAGAAACACTCCAGCAGTAAGGAAAAGAGGCCAAGAGAGGAGCGAGAAAAAGAGAAGACCGTGAAAAAAGAGCGGAAGGAGGCTGCTGGTAAAGAAGAGAAGGTAAAGGATTCAAAACTGAGTGAGCGTGACGAGAGGGTGGACTGCCACAGCTCAGGGCGGATTCCTGAGGAGTCGCTGCAGAGCAACAGCAtgaaagaggagacagaagagaaacccaTAAGTGGGATCACAGCTGATCAAGAACAGCTGGAGTCCTCTGAAAAAGGCTCACGCGAAAAAACTGACAAGAGGTTcccaggaaaggaaaaggatCCCGAAAAGATGGAAAAACGGCATCCtgacaaggaaaaaaagattaaaacagaGCACTCTGACAAAGCTGAACCACAGAATTCAGTGGATCGttggaaggaaaaagaaagaacggGAGCCATTTCTTCCCACTCGCCTGGAGATAAAAATtacaaagagaatgaaaaactgaaatcttTATCCACAACAAAAAAGCACGAAGatagcaggaaaaataaagataagttTGACAAACGGTCTGATAGGgagaagcaggagagagagTTTAGTGCCGGGGATCAGAGAGAGAAGGATCGCACAACCTCTGATAAGAAAGGAAAACCCCTGGAGAAGACCACAGATCATGGTAAATCTGATCGCTCCAAAGAAAAAGACtgtgacaggaagaagaaagataaaataaaagatggcaCGCTTTCCTCAAGCTCCAATCTGAAATTGCTTTtagaagagaagaagagctATCTGTCTGAGAGCAGCAAGTTCTTATCCACAAAATCAAAGGACGAGGTTGTGAGAACACCAGAAAAGGATCGTGACCGGAGAGACCGCGATAGAGACTCAGAGAGACATAAGGACAAGGATAAAGATAGGCACAAAGACCGCTCCCAGCAGGCCAAGATCAGCAAAGTGAAACCCAATGAGACGGATGCAGACAAGGCCAAGTCAAAAGCCTCGCCAGCAACACGAGACACCAAGCCAAAAGAAAAGAGGCTCGTGAATGACGATTTGATGCAGACCAGCTTTGAGCGCATGCTCAGTCAGAAGGACCAGGAGATTGAGCAGTGGCACCGGAAACATCTtgagaaaatcaaacagaaagagcgagagaggctCAAACAGCGACCTCTGGCAGACCCCGGGAAGCCCAAGCCCAAAGACAGAACAAAGACTGAACCATGTTTGAGTAAGGAGCTAACGCGCTCAAAAAGCTCTGAAACCTCTGATGTCCACAGCAGAGATAAACCCCTGAAGGACGGCACCAGCCTCAGGACAATGTCGCTTGATGGAAAAACTCTTCCCTCCATCAATGCAAAGGTCATGTCGGCTGTGGAAAACTGTCTGAACAGATCTCCCAGACCAGAGAGCGAACGCTGTGGCCTCATGTCCAGGTCTGTGTCCTTGGTCTCTGTTGCCAGCTCAGAGGATTCATGTCAGGCCACGACATTAACACCCAGACACGTTGAATACGACTCTGACATGAACCTGGAAGCCTCAGACTCTCAGCCTGCATTCCTCCAGTCTTCCCTCGTCATTCAGGCTACCAGATCGCCGTCTGTTCATGACAAAGATTGCAACAGTCTTCCAGATGCGCCGCAAAGTAATCGGACGCTGCTGTCCGGCAGACACGAATCTCCCTACCTCAGGGCTATTCTGGACGAGGACGCCAACTCGGTAACTGAAGGTAAAGCTGTTGAAAATCTGCCAAAACCCAGTGTGCCCTCAGACGAGTTGAGAACAAGGGAGAGCTCAGCAGAGGCAGAAGAGAACCTCAGTAGTCAACAACATACAAATTCAGTGTCGGAATGTTtgtcagagagagaagggagcaCTCCTGGCTGCTTAACCCCACAAGTTTCAAACAAAGACCTTTTGAATAAAAACTTGATTCCACAGTCAAGCCTCTCTCAGAGTTCTGGTTCTCAAACCGGCTCAACAGAGCAGAAAGCTGAATCTCCTGTTGTGAGGGATATTCAGTGCATGATGGAAAATTCACAGGCAGAGTGCAGCAGCAAGGATCCTGATCAACCATCGGTACCTACAGCTTCTGTGTCTGCCGAACCATCAGCGCTCACTAACACCAAAACCTTCCAGCAAAGAGAAGCGCTCCCATCCTCCGGAGTGGAGAGCCAGCAGCAGGCAGAAACCAGTGCCTCGCAGGTTTCTGAACACAAAGAGAAGCTTCTGGAGAACGCAGAAAGACCAGAACCAGAGAGCATGGAAATAATTTCAGAAAGCCTCAAAACAGAAGGGATGGGAAGCCCTGTACCGTCCACCAGCTCGCACATTCCCTGCTCCGCAGCAGGGGAGTCTTTGCCGGGTCTTGGCAAGACTAACACAGAGGCCAAATGTTCCCAAGAGGATTTGGATGTAGCTAACCAAGACTGCAAGAAATCAAAACCATCCAGCGACACGGCAGGCCCATGTCTCGATGttcagatggagagaaaagacagcGTGTCTTGCATGAGCCCTGAACACAAAATCGAAGAATCGACTGATGCCCCACAGAGCTCGGAGAACAGTGACGCCGCTGTTACTGTAACAGCAGAAAACCTGGCAGCTGAGGGCAGCGTCGCTACTGAAGCTTTGTCTGACTTGAAAGCGGAGTCTTCCTCGGAGTCGATGGAGGTGACCCCTTCTGACGAGAAACCCGAGCCCTCTTCAGCCGGAGAAGAGCCGAGTCAAAGCACCGTCCAGCCAGCAGTTCAGTCCGACGTCAGCAGCAACACCTCAGGGAGCTCGTCTCCACAGTCTGGAGACCGTGACTCCGATTCTTCAGGAGCCAAGGTCAAGGTCCGCTCAGCAGACGAGGACGTGGACATCCACGTTCCCCATCCGCGCAAGAGGAAGATGCCTAAAGTGCCGAGCTCCCAGCCATGCGGCACGAATCaacaggagaaggagaggggccAGCAGTCCCTGGCTGCGATTGTCGACTCTGTGAAGCTGGAGGAGATCGAACCCTACCAGACAGAGAGGGCTAACCCCTACTACGAGTTCCTGCACATCCGAAAGAAGATCGAGGAGAAGCGCAAAGTGTTGTGTAGCGTCACTCCCCAACCGCCACAGTATTATGATGAATATGTGACCTTCAACGGGTCATACCTCTTAGATGGGAACCCACTCAGCAAGCTCTGTATACCCACA ATAACGCCTCCTCCGTCACTACCTGAGCAGCTGAAAGAGATGTTCAAACAGCAAGAGGTCGTCCGCATGAAGCTCAGACTGCAACACAGCATTGAAAGG GAAAAGCTGATTGTTTCAAATGAGCAGGAGGTTTTACGAGTTCATTACCGGGCAGCGAGAACACTAGCCAATCAGACTCTGCCTTTCAGTGCCTGTACAGTCTTACTGGATGCTGAAGTGTATAACATGCCTCAGGACGTCCAG AGCGACGACGGCAAAACTTCAGTGAGAGACCGATTCAACGCTCGGCAGTTTATGTCCTGGTTACAGGACGTTGACGACAAGTTCGATAAACTGAAG ACTTGTCTTCTGATGAGGCAGCAGCACGAGGCAGCGGCCCTGAACGCCGTCCAGCGTCTGGAGTGGCAGCTCAAACTGCAGGAGCTGGACCCGGCCACCTACAAGTCGACCAGCATCTTCGAGATCCCCGAGTTCTACATCCCGCTCGTGGAGGTCAACGACGACTTTGACCTCACCCCGATATGA